The following proteins are encoded in a genomic region of Clostridium kluyveri:
- a CDS encoding GNAT family N-acetyltransferase, translating to MNIHVETERLILRQFTADDVEELHYICSQPYILKWMPDWKRTKEERKEWIIWVQEYYTKSTKDVERIMLAVALKASKVLIGMVGIGNKEEIDNEIEIAYFVSEYHSNNGYITEASKAIIEWAFNNLKLEYLIAIIEPDNIGSQRVIEKCGFTKFDTKMILNSGDLEEKPFYYYRIYNK from the coding sequence ATGAATATTCATGTTGAGACTGAAAGACTTATATTGAGACAATTTACTGCAGATGATGTGGAGGAATTACATTATATTTGTAGTCAGCCTTACATATTAAAATGGATGCCTGATTGGAAAAGAACAAAAGAAGAGAGAAAAGAATGGATAATCTGGGTTCAAGAGTATTACACCAAATCAACAAAAGATGTTGAAAGAATAATGCTTGCAGTTGCCCTAAAAGCGAGCAAAGTACTTATAGGTATGGTGGGTATTGGAAATAAGGAGGAGATTGATAATGAAATAGAAATAGCATACTTTGTTTCCGAATACCATAGTAATAACGGGTACATAACTGAGGCTTCAAAGGCAATAATAGAATGGGCATTTAATAACTTAAAGCTTGAGTATCTAATAGCTATTATTGAACCTGATAATATAGGATCTCAAAGAGTAATTGAAAAGTGTGGATTTACTAAGTTTGATACCAAAATGATTTTAAACAGTGGAGATTTAGAAGAAAAGCCATTTTATTATTATCGAATATATAATAAATGA
- a CDS encoding PhzF family phenazine biosynthesis protein gives MRIPIYQIDAFTKEEFKGNPAAVCPLEKWIEDGLMQKIAKENNLSETAFFTKKDDMYELRWFTPEEEIDLCGHATLAAAYTIFEYLDKNSNEISFNTKSGILKVLKKDKLITMIFPSREGEKSEIPEELIRGLGKKPKELYRSRDYMAVFEKEEDIKSLRLNMEELKKLDVFGIIVTAKGNEVDFVSRYFAPRSGINEDPVTGSAHCTLVPYWKRVLNKNEFVAYQLSDRGGELYCIDKGENIEISGQAISYLEGYINV, from the coding sequence ATGAGAATACCAATTTATCAGATTGATGCATTCACAAAGGAAGAATTTAAAGGGAATCCGGCAGCAGTATGCCCATTAGAAAAGTGGATTGAAGATGGTTTAATGCAAAAGATTGCTAAAGAAAATAATTTATCTGAAACTGCTTTTTTTACAAAAAAGGATGATATGTATGAGTTGAGATGGTTTACCCCAGAAGAAGAGATTGACCTATGTGGGCATGCCACATTAGCAGCTGCTTACACTATATTTGAGTATTTAGATAAAAATTCAAATGAGATAAGTTTTAATACAAAGAGTGGAATTTTGAAGGTACTAAAAAAAGATAAGTTGATTACAATGATATTCCCATCAAGAGAAGGAGAAAAAAGTGAAATACCAGAAGAATTAATAAGAGGACTAGGAAAAAAGCCTAAAGAATTATATAGGTCCAGAGATTACATGGCAGTATTCGAAAAAGAAGAAGATATAAAAAGTCTTAGACTAAATATGGAGGAATTAAAAAAACTAGATGTATTTGGAATAATAGTAACGGCTAAAGGTAATGAAGTAGATTTTGTATCAAGATATTTTGCCCCAAGGTCAGGAATAAATGAAGACCCTGTGACAGGTTCAGCACATTGTACATTAGTTCCGTATTGGAAGAGGGTTTTAAATAAGAATGAATTTGTAGCATATCAGTTATCTGATAGAGGAGGGGAATTATATTGCATTGATAAAGGAGAAAATATAGAAATATCAGGTCAAGCTATTTCTTATTTGGAAGGGTATATAAATGTATAA
- a CDS encoding ABC transporter ATP-binding protein → MGGYSNLLKLNTYVKRCKFNFFAGIVGMIICSIMYTPVPYLMGYVIDKVLIPHKSYMELYKIISVLILLHMLRYGISIVSKSLFIKVQNFVVNEVRVSMMDKIIDLPMSFLGKKEKGYILSRISECGNIGSLFSPMFVNTFLSIFDFIFALIMMITLSYKLSIIALIIVPIYFLTVKHSSNQLSESTKLMLETGAVLNGETYEVLNGIEEIKILNGKKVQLKKFKDKLNKMVKNSIKQSKQILFFMENILLVNNLASVLILLFSGILILDNQVTVGIYTAFIAYMSKIFSTTSSFASLGMTVKPVCVSIERIQEFLEMEDENTEEHEIMNEHIISISGKNLSFKYDENSENVINKLNFKMNKGDKVLIKGENGTGKSTLIKNLLGLYSPTEGEIFINDKRYSLIDKRSVRNKIGVVSQNVFLFRGSVLDNILYGQSDKRKEDVVSLIKKYNLERYIQGFENGLETEINQNGIGISGGQAQIIAFLRATIAKKDVIILDEGVSNMDVETREIIFKILEERNICNILMIISHLEEGIEFVNKTLYLKKETSE, encoded by the coding sequence ATGGGTGGATATAGTAATTTACTAAAACTAAATACATATGTTAAAAGATGTAAATTTAACTTTTTTGCTGGCATAGTAGGAATGATTATTTGTTCAATTATGTATACTCCCGTACCTTATTTAATGGGGTATGTAATAGACAAGGTTCTGATACCACATAAAAGTTATATGGAATTATATAAGATTATTTCTGTATTAATTCTATTACATATGTTAAGGTATGGCATAAGTATTGTTTCAAAAAGTCTTTTTATAAAAGTTCAAAACTTTGTAGTTAATGAAGTTAGGGTATCAATGATGGATAAAATAATAGATTTGCCTATGAGTTTTTTAGGCAAAAAGGAAAAAGGATATATACTTAGCAGGATATCTGAATGTGGAAATATAGGAAGTTTATTCTCGCCTATGTTTGTAAATACATTTTTAAGTATCTTTGACTTTATATTTGCACTGATTATGATGATTACTTTAAGTTATAAGCTAAGTATTATAGCTTTGATTATAGTTCCAATATATTTTTTAACTGTAAAACATTCATCTAATCAATTGTCAGAAAGTACAAAATTAATGTTGGAAACAGGGGCTGTTTTAAATGGGGAGACTTATGAAGTATTAAATGGTATAGAGGAGATAAAAATATTAAATGGCAAAAAAGTTCAACTTAAAAAGTTTAAAGACAAATTGAATAAGATGGTAAAAAACAGTATAAAGCAAAGTAAACAAATCTTATTTTTTATGGAGAATATACTTTTAGTAAATAATTTAGCATCGGTTTTAATATTGTTATTTTCAGGAATATTAATTTTAGATAATCAAGTAACTGTTGGTATATATACTGCTTTTATTGCATATATGAGTAAAATATTTTCAACAACGTCAAGTTTTGCAAGTTTAGGTATGACTGTAAAACCTGTATGTGTAAGCATTGAAAGAATACAAGAATTTTTAGAAATGGAGGATGAAAATACAGAAGAGCATGAAATAATGAATGAACATATAATTAGTATTTCAGGTAAAAATTTAAGCTTTAAATATGACGAAAATAGTGAAAATGTAATAAATAAATTAAATTTTAAAATGAATAAAGGGGATAAAGTTCTTATAAAAGGGGAAAATGGTACAGGCAAGTCCACATTAATTAAAAATCTTTTAGGGTTATATTCTCCAACAGAAGGTGAAATTTTTATAAATGATAAGAGGTATTCACTTATTGATAAAAGAAGTGTGAGAAATAAAATAGGAGTTGTATCTCAAAATGTATTCTTATTTAGGGGGAGTGTTTTAGATAATATTTTATATGGGCAATCTGATAAACGTAAGGAAGATGTAGTATCTTTGATCAAAAAATACAATTTAGAAAGATATATTCAGGGCTTTGAAAATGGTTTAGAAACTGAAATTAATCAAAATGGTATTGGAATATCAGGAGGACAAGCTCAGATTATTGCTTTTTTAAGAGCCACTATTGCAAAAAAAGATGTAATTATTCTAGATGAGGGAGTAAGTAATATGGATGTGGAGACTAGAGAAATTATTTTTAAGATACTTGAAGAAAGAAATATATGTAACATTTTAATGATTATTTCTCATCTAGAAGAGGGTATAGAGTTTGTTAATAAAACACTATATTTAAAGAAAGAAACTAGCGAATAA
- a CDS encoding LysR family transcriptional regulator: MTLQQFRYIVEISKHNSISKAASALYVTQPSISKAVQELENDLGITIFNRTNKGVVFTKEGAELLFYAKMLLEQAESVVYHFKKQKTTDLIKFSISSQHYGFAIEAVANLMGYFSERKYELTIHEGKTTEVIDDVYASRSILGILSLTDLNKSFFERYFISNSLVFTPMASLKQHVFLRKEHPLANFQSITLEQLKNYPYLTYQKDDMLLHFAEEIINVDNISKLVYLKDRGAMNDLLSNTNGYNLGTGCIVDNHMNPNIISIPLEGSNLIQVGLVKRKDVFLSEELLLYIDFLTAALSKSTPK, translated from the coding sequence ATGACACTACAACAATTTAGGTATATAGTGGAGATTTCCAAGCATAATTCAATCAGTAAAGCAGCTTCTGCACTTTACGTGACTCAACCTAGTATCAGCAAGGCAGTACAGGAATTGGAAAATGATTTAGGAATTACTATTTTTAATAGAACAAATAAAGGAGTTGTCTTCACAAAAGAAGGCGCGGAATTATTATTCTACGCTAAAATGCTTCTAGAACAAGCAGAATCTGTGGTGTATCATTTTAAGAAGCAGAAGACAACAGACTTAATAAAGTTTTCCATTTCCTCTCAACATTATGGCTTTGCTATAGAGGCGGTTGCAAATCTGATGGGTTATTTTTCAGAACGGAAATATGAGTTGACAATTCATGAGGGAAAGACAACTGAGGTTATTGACGACGTGTACGCTAGCAGAAGCATCCTTGGAATTTTGTCTCTGACTGACTTAAATAAGAGCTTTTTTGAGCGTTACTTTATCTCAAACTCATTAGTGTTTACTCCCATGGCTTCGCTAAAGCAACACGTCTTTCTTAGAAAAGAACATCCTCTAGCTAATTTCCAATCCATTACCTTGGAACAGTTAAAGAATTATCCGTATCTGACTTATCAGAAGGACGATATGTTACTCCATTTTGCAGAAGAAATAATCAATGTAGACAATATCAGCAAACTTGTCTATCTTAAGGATCGAGGCGCCATGAATGATCTTCTATCAAATACAAATGGCTACAATCTGGGAACTGGCTGTATCGTGGACAATCACATGAACCCCAATATTATTTCTATCCCTTTGGAAGGAAGCAATTTGATTCAAGTTGGCTTGGTGAAACGAAAGGATGTATTTTTGTCAGAGGAGCTTCTGCTATACATTGATTTTTTGACAGCAGCTCTCTCAAAATCTACACCAAAATAA
- a CDS encoding GNAT family N-acetyltransferase: MIREASEKDLKSILEIYNDAILNTTAIYAYEIQTLEEKKQWYKKKKQDGYPLLVFEENDRAVGFATFGSFREWPAYKYTIEHSVYVHKDYRNQGIATKLMKKIIKIANEREYATLVAGIDAANEVSIKMHKKIGFKYSGTVKKAGFKFGKWLDLTFYQLDLTGPKMPSEG, encoded by the coding sequence ATGATAAGGGAAGCAAGTGAAAAAGATTTAAAAAGTATTTTAGAAATTTATAACGATGCTATATTGAATACAACAGCGATATATGCTTATGAGATTCAAACTCTTGAGGAGAAAAAACAATGGTATAAAAAAAAGAAACAAGATGGATATCCATTGTTAGTATTTGAAGAAAATGATAGGGCCGTTGGATTTGCCACATTCGGCTCTTTTAGAGAATGGCCAGCATATAAATATACAATAGAGCATTCTGTATACGTTCATAAGGATTATAGAAATCAGGGTATTGCAACAAAATTAATGAAAAAGATAATAAAAATTGCTAATGAAAGAGAATATGCAACACTTGTTGCTGGAATTGATGCAGCAAATGAAGTTAGTATAAAAATGCATAAGAAAATAGGATTTAAGTATTCAGGTACAGTAAAAAAGGCGGGATTTAAATTTGGTAAATGGCTGGACCTTACTTTTTATCAATTGGATTTAACAGGACCTAAAATGCCTTCAGAGGGATAA
- a CDS encoding GlpM family protein → MIAVHYISKTHNYYIAGLVLSFPGLSILAYYFMYKEQGVSKVRVTTYFAILSAIPFVIFLLVLNFTLKKYTIFNSILVSSVVWVIFSSIFIIIWKNFNII, encoded by the coding sequence ATGATTGCTGTTCATTATATATCAAAAACACATAATTATTATATTGCTGGATTAGTATTAAGTTTTCCTGGCTTAAGTATTCTTGCATATTATTTTATGTATAAAGAACAAGGAGTTTCAAAAGTTCGAGTAACAACATATTTTGCCATATTATCTGCTATACCATTTGTAATCTTTCTTTTAGTATTAAATTTTACCTTAAAAAAATATACTATATTTAATTCTATTTTAGTATCGAGTGTAGTTTGGGTAATCTTTTCATCAATATTCATTATAATTTGGAAAAATTTTAACATAATTTAA
- a CDS encoding diguanylate cyclase, giving the protein MINDLFINVLVLISATFIAGHILRDISKYTTYVKILLGISGGFVGILLMIYTIRIDGTTTIMDLRNFALMIVSHVGGTVPTIVSAIIIGLYRILYFGITKSSITVVLQMILYPICFYIIDKKIKSDWKKWFFKTLSMLIIVLSVLTYLLKNVENFQVMLSKYFIVNLFFSILEYTLLSYVKTSNELYRMYKKGSTKDFLTNLNNVRKFDSLLNDAMKNTKEKCEKLSLLMIDIDFFKKVNDTYGHAKGDIVLRELAKILLKNSRSFDIVSRNGGEEFTILLLDCPEIQALQIAERVRSSVETHPFILSSETQINITISIGVASYPEATNEIEKLLELADMALYTAKRTGRNKVCLAAGHSNVLQYTK; this is encoded by the coding sequence ATGATAAATGATTTATTCATAAATGTATTGGTGCTTATATCTGCTACTTTTATTGCGGGTCACATTTTGAGGGATATATCTAAATATACTACATATGTTAAAATATTATTAGGTATAAGTGGTGGATTTGTTGGTATTTTACTAATGATATATACAATTAGAATTGATGGAACTACTACAATAATGGATCTGCGAAATTTTGCATTGATGATAGTTTCTCATGTGGGAGGAACTGTACCTACTATAGTTTCAGCAATTATTATAGGTTTATATCGTATATTATACTTTGGCATAACCAAATCTTCTATTACGGTAGTCCTTCAAATGATATTATATCCAATATGTTTTTATATAATTGATAAAAAGATTAAATCAGATTGGAAAAAGTGGTTTTTCAAGACTTTATCCATGTTAATTATAGTACTATCTGTGTTAACTTATCTTTTAAAGAATGTAGAAAATTTTCAAGTAATGCTTTCAAAATATTTTATAGTCAATTTATTTTTTAGTATATTAGAATACACCTTGCTAAGTTATGTTAAAACTTCAAATGAGCTATATAGAATGTATAAAAAGGGTTCTACCAAGGATTTCCTTACAAATCTAAATAATGTAAGAAAATTTGACAGCCTGCTTAATGATGCTATGAAAAATACAAAGGAAAAATGTGAGAAACTATCTCTATTAATGATTGATATTGATTTCTTTAAAAAAGTAAATGATACATATGGACATGCAAAGGGTGATATTGTTTTACGTGAATTAGCAAAGATTTTACTTAAGAACAGTAGGAGCTTTGATATAGTTTCTCGAAACGGGGGAGAAGAATTTACCATATTACTACTAGATTGTCCTGAAATCCAAGCATTACAAATAGCTGAACGTGTTCGCTCTAGCGTTGAAACTCACCCATTTATACTGTCTAGTGAAACTCAGATAAATATCACCATATCAATAGGAGTCGCCAGTTATCCAGAAGCTACAAATGAAATAGAAAAACTCTTAGAGTTAGCAGATATGGCATTATACACTGCTAAACGTACAGGAAGGAATAAGGTGTGTTTAGCTGCCGGACACTCCAATGTGTTACAATATACTAAGTAA
- a CDS encoding Na+/H+ antiporter NhaC family protein: MSQGIVSLFIPIIVIVLAMITKRIIAALIVGILVSGILLAGGNIINGCILATEHLVNATADKESVYIIMFLFLFGAFGEIMKLSGGIKGFSELANKYVKTEKGALGSIWLVSIFTFIDCCFHVISSGTIGKALIEKTKGSKDKLAVIVNVTSCLLIILIPFATTYVGYIIGVISSALSKAGVKESAYNLYIKSIPYNFYAIVMILISIGIIFFNLKFDSIVNRIKEVKQTDEGEPHGHEAHEQCEFEEKAPPRPFNLIIPLTILILTTFFFFWYTGKNKGQGFLGAIMNAEFGESILLSAAVSIVITTVVYLIQKIPMAEIESHFLSGGNEMMPPIIVLILSWGLSGIIEDLQFAKFITNTIGPQVPTVLIPVVIFLIGCAASYFMGSAWGTWALLMPIAVPLAVTTNSNLPLVIGAVLAGGSLGDNASPLGETAILSSTIAEVPLMKHVKTILPYSIISIVISSILFIAFSFAI; encoded by the coding sequence ATGAGCCAAGGAATAGTCTCACTTTTTATACCTATAATAGTCATTGTTTTAGCTATGATTACGAAGAGAATAATAGCTGCGCTCATTGTAGGAATTTTAGTCAGTGGTATATTACTTGCAGGGGGAAATATAATTAATGGGTGTATTTTAGCTACAGAACATTTAGTTAATGCAACTGCAGATAAAGAAAGTGTTTATATAATAATGTTTCTATTTCTGTTTGGTGCCTTTGGTGAGATTATGAAGTTATCAGGTGGAATAAAAGGTTTTTCTGAATTAGCAAACAAATATGTAAAAACCGAAAAAGGAGCTTTAGGGAGTATATGGCTAGTATCTATTTTTACCTTTATTGATTGTTGTTTTCATGTCATCTCATCAGGGACTATTGGCAAAGCATTAATAGAGAAAACAAAGGGCAGCAAGGATAAACTAGCTGTAATAGTCAATGTAACATCCTGTTTATTAATTATTTTGATTCCATTTGCAACTACTTACGTGGGTTACATAATAGGGGTCATTAGTTCAGCTTTAAGTAAGGCAGGAGTTAAAGAATCAGCTTATAATCTATATATAAAGAGCATACCCTATAATTTTTATGCCATTGTTATGATACTTATAAGCATAGGTATAATATTTTTTAATCTAAAATTTGATAGTATAGTTAATAGGATTAAGGAAGTAAAACAAACTGACGAAGGAGAGCCACATGGACATGAGGCGCATGAACAATGTGAATTTGAAGAGAAAGCACCACCAAGACCATTTAACTTGATTATTCCATTAACAATACTTATTTTAACTACATTCTTTTTCTTTTGGTATACTGGAAAAAATAAGGGTCAAGGATTTTTAGGTGCTATAATGAATGCAGAATTTGGAGAATCTATTTTATTATCAGCAGCAGTTTCTATTGTAATTACTACAGTAGTTTACTTAATTCAAAAAATACCTATGGCTGAGATAGAAAGTCATTTTTTGTCAGGTGGAAATGAAATGATGCCGCCTATAATAGTTCTAATATTAAGCTGGGGATTGTCAGGTATAATAGAAGATTTGCAATTTGCAAAATTCATTACCAATACAATTGGACCACAAGTACCAACAGTGCTAATACCAGTTGTAATATTTTTGATTGGTTGTGCAGCTTCATATTTTATGGGTTCTGCTTGGGGGACATGGGCATTACTCATGCCAATAGCTGTGCCACTTGCCGTAACTACAAATTCAAATCTGCCTTTAGTTATTGGAGCTGTGCTTGCCGGCGGTTCTCTAGGTGATAATGCCTCACCACTGGGAGAAACAGCAATTCTTTCATCTACCATAGCAGAAGTTCCCCTAATGAAGCATGTTAAGACAATTTTACCTTATAGCATTATTTCTATAGTAATATCATCCATCTTATTTATAGCCTTTTCATTTGCAATTTGA
- a CDS encoding cadmium resistance transporter, translating into MVSTIITALVSFSSTNIDDIFVLMLFFSQLNSSTKIRHIIIGQYLGIGALTTISIIGAIGVSVIPHEYVGLLGLVPIYLGIKTYLHYKKESRDGKNTAEQKFQNVDNKEPKGTNSIQKNRIISFAKTFINPSVIKVTSVTFANGGDNIGIYIPLFASMNLFDILVTVLVFVLLIALWCFIGLKLAEQPFVSRNIEKYRHILVPIIFIGLGIFILIENGTISFISHNLF; encoded by the coding sequence TTGGTTAGTACAATAATAACTGCACTTGTTTCATTTTCTAGTACCAATATTGACGATATATTTGTACTTATGTTATTTTTCTCCCAATTAAATAGCAGTACGAAAATACGTCATATAATTATTGGACAGTATCTAGGAATCGGAGCATTAACAACAATAAGTATCATAGGTGCTATAGGTGTATCAGTAATTCCTCATGAATATGTAGGGCTGCTTGGATTAGTACCGATATATTTAGGGATAAAAACATACCTCCACTATAAGAAAGAGAGCAGGGACGGTAAAAACACTGCTGAGCAAAAGTTTCAAAATGTTGATAATAAAGAACCAAAAGGAACAAATAGTATTCAAAAAAATCGTATAATATCTTTTGCTAAAACGTTTATTAATCCAAGTGTTATAAAAGTAACTAGCGTAACTTTTGCCAACGGCGGAGATAATATTGGCATATACATACCGCTTTTCGCAAGCATGAATTTATTTGATATTTTGGTAACAGTGTTGGTGTTTGTACTTTTAATAGCCTTATGGTGTTTTATTGGTTTAAAGTTGGCAGAACAGCCTTTTGTGAGTCGAAATATTGAAAAATACAGGCATATCTTAGTTCCAATAATATTTATAGGATTAGGAATTTTTATATTAATCGAAAATGGAACAATAAGTTTCATATCCCATAATTTATTTTAG
- a CDS encoding hemerythrin domain-containing protein, which yields MDGIVLMIEEHKNIKRMLQVIRKACLSIMNGREIDYMDFEMMIDFVRNYADKHHHGKEEKLLFNKMVDEIGGAAEKVVKFGMLVEHDFGRLYMKELEEALAKVKAGDDEAKLDVIANAVSYTHLLNRHIDKEDNVVYSFAKRALSEEILNRFNMECDAFEEEMNRDGVQNQYIQILELLEQKYK from the coding sequence ATGGATGGAATTGTTTTAATGATTGAAGAACACAAAAACATAAAAAGGATGCTGCAAGTTATAAGAAAAGCATGTTTAAGTATAATGAATGGCAGGGAAATTGATTATATGGATTTTGAAATGATGATTGACTTTGTAAGAAATTATGCAGATAAGCATCATCATGGAAAGGAAGAGAAATTATTATTTAATAAAATGGTGGATGAAATTGGAGGTGCAGCTGAGAAGGTAGTTAAGTTTGGAATGCTTGTGGAGCATGATTTTGGAAGGTTATATATGAAGGAGCTTGAAGAAGCACTTGCCAAAGTTAAGGCTGGTGATGATGAGGCAAAACTTGATGTCATAGCCAATGCTGTATCTTATACACATCTATTAAATAGGCATATAGATAAAGAGGACAATGTTGTATATTCTTTTGCCAAGAGAGCTCTTAGTGAAGAAATATTAAATAGATTCAATATGGAATGTGATGCTTTTGAAGAGGAAATGAATAGAGATGGTGTTCAGAATCAGTATATTCAAATATTAGAATTGCTTGAACAAAAGTATAAGTAA
- the asrA gene encoding anaerobic sulfite reductase subunit AsrA — MGYKLNSEKFNNFLATIKDEYKVYAPILLKGKGTFSDTDTVRYGQVNDIKEIDFDKKSNFSPKEVILPITQTLFYFTEDSVTEPKTEDKKSLIFLRSCDMHAVKRLDQIYLKNGAEDPYYKKLREKVKFILIECEHSFENCFCASMKTNKAEEYDLFVKVKHGQVFVECKDESFKSYFDTCEQYEVSPKFIEANEKEVKVPENLDTNIFSWSGWKEYLQRCIACGRCNTVCGTCACFTMQDIFYKDNRNVGERRRVWASCQIDGFTDMAGGHSFRKEQGDRMRFKVMHKVYDFKKRFGYHMCVGCGRCDDACPEYISFSNCINKLNKAMEEVK; from the coding sequence ATGGGATATAAGTTAAATTCAGAAAAGTTTAATAATTTTTTGGCCACAATAAAAGATGAATATAAGGTTTATGCTCCTATACTTTTAAAAGGCAAGGGCACCTTCTCAGACACAGATACTGTTAGGTATGGACAAGTTAATGATATTAAAGAAATAGATTTTGATAAAAAATCTAATTTCTCACCCAAGGAAGTGATACTTCCAATTACACAAACTCTGTTTTATTTTACAGAAGATAGCGTAACAGAACCTAAAACAGAGGATAAGAAGAGTTTAATATTCTTAAGAAGCTGTGATATGCATGCTGTTAAGAGATTGGATCAAATATATTTAAAGAATGGCGCTGAAGATCCATATTACAAGAAATTAAGAGAAAAAGTTAAATTCATACTTATAGAGTGCGAACACAGCTTTGAAAATTGTTTTTGTGCAAGTATGAAAACTAATAAAGCAGAGGAATATGATTTATTTGTAAAAGTGAAACATGGACAAGTTTTTGTTGAATGTAAAGATGAAAGCTTTAAATCATATTTTGACACTTGTGAGCAGTATGAAGTAAGTCCAAAATTTATAGAAGCTAACGAAAAAGAAGTAAAAGTTCCTGAAAATTTAGATACAAATATATTTAGTTGGAGTGGCTGGAAAGAGTATTTACAAAGGTGTATAGCTTGTGGCAGATGTAATACTGTGTGCGGAACCTGTGCTTGCTTTACAATGCAGGATATATTCTATAAGGATAATAGAAATGTTGGAGAAAGAAGAAGGGTTTGGGCTTCTTGTCAAATAGATGGATTTACAGATATGGCCGGCGGACATAGTTTTAGAAAAGAGCAAGGTGATAGAATGAGGTTTAAGGTTATGCATAAGGTTTATGATTTTAAAAAGAGATTTGGCTACCATATGTGCGTAGGCTGTGGAAGATGTGATGATGCTTGTCCTGAATATATCTCATTTTCAAACTGCATAAATAAGTTGAACAAAGCAATGGAAGAGGTGAAGTAA
- the asrB gene encoding anaerobic sulfite reductase subunit AsrB, translated as MENIYLPRSSKIISITPHTDIDYTFRMEFTGDVKPGQFFEVSIPKYGEAPISVCEIGEGYIDLTIRRVGVVTDVIHTFFKGDKLFMRGPYGNGFDVNIYKGKEVIVAAGGTGLAPVKGIVDYFSANRNEVKNFNLLAGFKSPNDIVFKESIKKWSDNLQVTVTVDKAEEGYSGNVGLITNYIKDLKIENVEKAQVVAVGPPIMLKFTLAEFIKRGIKEENIWVSYERKMCCGLGKCGHCKIDDTYICLEGPVFNYTKAKNLVD; from the coding sequence ATGGAGAATATATATTTACCAAGGTCTAGTAAGATAATTAGTATTACTCCACATACAGATATTGATTACACCTTTAGAATGGAATTTACAGGTGATGTGAAACCTGGTCAATTCTTTGAAGTTTCTATACCTAAATACGGAGAAGCTCCCATTTCTGTCTGTGAAATAGGAGAGGGATATATAGACTTAACAATCAGACGTGTGGGAGTAGTTACAGATGTTATCCATACCTTTTTCAAAGGAGATAAACTTTTCATGAGGGGACCTTATGGCAATGGATTTGATGTAAATATATATAAAGGAAAAGAAGTTATTGTAGCAGCAGGTGGAACTGGACTAGCTCCGGTTAAGGGAATTGTGGATTATTTTTCAGCTAACAGAAATGAAGTTAAGAATTTTAATCTTTTAGCTGGATTCAAGTCACCAAATGACATAGTGTTTAAAGAATCTATCAAAAAGTGGAGCGATAATTTACAAGTTACAGTAACTGTAGATAAAGCTGAAGAAGGATATAGTGGTAATGTAGGGTTAATTACTAATTATATTAAAGATTTAAAAATTGAAAATGTGGAGAAAGCACAAGTGGTGGCTGTTGGCCCTCCAATAATGCTGAAATTCACATTAGCTGAGTTTATTAAAAGAGGAATTAAAGAAGAAAATATTTGGGTTTCTTATGAAAGAAAAATGTGTTGTGGACTTGGTAAATGCGGACACTGCAAGATTGATGATACTTATATCTGCCTAGAAGGTCCGGTCTTCAATTATACTAAGGCTAAGAACTTAGTGGATTAG